A single window of Rhizophagus irregularis chromosome 28, complete sequence DNA harbors:
- a CDS encoding uncharacterized protein (MEROPS:MER0017242) — protein MESCKESFTKYFKYFITGVVFVGSFQCNLLYLANYPEGSRQYVPKPSEHCLPFKEEILTTSDSVKIRLYVIQQENNASKRPTILYCHGNAGNMGHCLPVAERLYNQLRCNIVMLSYRGYGFSEGSPSEKGLKIDAQTALDYIKGHEVFQHTKVIVYGQSLGGAVSIDLVSKNEDKVSGLIVENTFLSIPKLVPHVIPPLRYFTFFCTQKWESEKAIQNLKHIPILFLFGECDELIPKEHCNRLYELANTEGGKDIQSFEFGTHADTVAQPDYFDSIGRFLSKKIIS, from the exons atggAATCCTGTAAGGAATCctttaccaaatatttcaaatattttataactgGTGTTGTTTTTGTTGGTTCATTtcaatgtaatttattatatcttgcAAATTATCCAGAAGGTTCAAGACAATAT GTTCCAAAACCATCGGAACATTGTCTACCATTCAAAGAGGAAATACTGACTACATCCGATAGTGTTAAAATTCGATTATATGTCATACAGCAAGAAAACAACGCAAGTAAAAGACCAACGATATTATATTGTCAC GGAAATGCAGGGAATATG GGGCATTGTTTGCCAGTTGCGGAGCGATTGTATAATCAACTCAGATGTAATATAGTTATGCTTTCATATAGAGG ATATGGCTTTAGTGAAGGTTCTCCCTCAGAGAAAGGACTTAAAATAGACGCTCAA aCTGCGTTAGACTATATTAAAGGACATGAAGTATTTCAACACACAAAAGTAATAGTGTATGGTCAGTCTCTCGGAGGCGCGGTATCGATTGATTTAGTATCGAAAAATGAAGAtaaa GTTTCAGGTCTTATAGTTGAAAATACTTTTCTTAGCATT cCAAAATTAGTACCTCATGTCATTCCACCACTTcgttattttacatttttttgtaCACAAAAATGGGAATCAGAAAAAGCCATTCAGAATTTAAAACATATTCcaatattgtttctttttggTGAATGTGATGAACTTATTCCAAAAGAACATTGTAATCGATTATATGAATTAGCTAATACTGAAGGTGGGAAAGATATACAATCATTTGAATTTGGAACACATGCGGACACTGTTGCACAGCCGGATTATTTCGATTCAATCGGtagatttttatcaaaaaaaataatttcgtag
- a CDS encoding RNA polymerase II subunit A C-terminal domain phosphatase, which produces MGIGRNFAVVCASNQNRSMEAHHVLTKCGFKVKSYGTGSAVRLPGPSLDRPNIYPFGTPYDYMFKDLHEKDVKLYKQNGLLDMLDRNRKIKLAPEQWYTEANETFDVIITCEERCFDAICEDLTDRGEHKNRPVHIINIDIKDNHEDAMLGGRAILQLAQMIDNEQVTDLDEAIPGILQEWQEKYKYEILHSIAYF; this is translated from the exons ATGGGAATAGGTAGAAATTTCGCGGTCGTTTGTGCAAGTAACCAAAATCGTAGCATGGAAGCACATCATGTCCTTAC TAAATGTGGTTTTAAGGTAAAATCATATGGTACAGGTTCAGCGGTTAGACTTCCTGGTCCGAGTCTCGATAGACCAAATATTTATCCTTTTGGAACACCATACGATTATATGTTTAAAGATTTACATGAAAAAGATGTTAAATT GTATAAACAAAATGGATTATTAGATATGTTGGACAGAAACAGAAAGATTAAGCTCGCTCCCGAACAATGGTATACTGAAGCTAATGAGACTTTTGATGTGATCATAACTTGTGAAGAACGATGTTTTGATGCTATTTGTgaag ATCTAACAGATAGAGGAGAGCATAAGAATAGGCCTGTTCATATTATAAACATTGATATTAAGGACAATCATGAAGATGCAATGCTTGGCGGTCGTGCTATATTACAACTGGCTCAAATg ATTGACAATGAACAAGTAACGGATTTGGATGAAGCAATTCCGGGAATTTTACAagaatggcaagaaaaatataaatatgaaattctTCATTCCATCGcatatttttaa